One stretch of Planococcus sp. PAMC 21323 DNA includes these proteins:
- a CDS encoding DUF86 domain-containing protein — translation MYFIDRSKITETIQYMNSLLEFYEAQQQWTSIGDKLALERVGANIIEAIIDVGNSMIDGFIMRDPGSYDDIIDILVDEKVITKEMDLPLKKVIALRKMLVREFMKVDQQAVVNALDENIESLKAFGPKVEHYLVHELGPVSAFIPEIKDGN, via the coding sequence ATGTATTTTATTGACCGAAGCAAAATCACTGAAACGATTCAGTATATGAATTCTTTATTGGAGTTTTATGAGGCACAACAGCAGTGGACATCTATTGGAGACAAACTTGCTTTAGAGCGCGTAGGCGCAAATATTATCGAAGCGATTATCGATGTAGGAAATTCAATGATAGATGGCTTTATTATGCGCGACCCGGGAAGTTACGATGACATTATTGATATTTTAGTGGATGAAAAAGTAATTACTAAAGAGATGGACCTGCCATTAAAAAAAGTAATTGCTTTGCGGAAAATGTTAGTACGTGAATTTATGAAGGTAGATCAGCAAGCTGTTGTGAATGCGTTGGATGAAAACATCGAATCATTAAAAGCGTTTGGTCCAAAAGTAGAACATTATTTAGTTCACGAGCTTGGCCCAGTTTCAGCATTTATACCGGAGATAAAAGATGGAAACTAG
- a CDS encoding YuiB family protein, which translates to MNSSFTIVQLIISMLLFYVMFFGIGFLLNMLLRMTWLMAVVYPVVILLVVDDVGVFDYFTNPGESFAMLGDTITSMTGSDIAVLLAGWAGAITSGFVMKILRKMGYQMF; encoded by the coding sequence ATGAACAGTTCATTTACGATTGTGCAATTGATTATTTCGATGTTGCTTTTTTATGTTATGTTCTTCGGAATTGGCTTTTTATTAAATATGTTACTTCGGATGACTTGGCTAATGGCTGTCGTTTATCCGGTAGTCATCTTATTAGTTGTAGATGATGTAGGCGTTTTTGATTATTTCACCAATCCTGGTGAATCTTTCGCTATGCTTGGAGATACGATTACGTCTATGACAGGCAGTGACATTGCTGTCTTGCTTGCTGGTTGGGCAGGCGCGATCACGTCAGGATTTGTCATGAAAATTTTACGCAAAATGGGATATCAAATGTTTTAA
- a CDS encoding divergent PAP2 family protein — protein MEIFSNLPLMIALFAIVFAQFIKIPIQYAVTRELDWKLFSSTGGMPSSHSAAVTSLTTAVAFEHGVSSTIFAVSTMFAVITMYDATGVRFQAGQQALTINKMRQDIYIFMEETRKWPQKKEEEKIQELKTLLGHKPSEVFMGALTGIALSFIIYGIVI, from the coding sequence ATGGAAATTTTCTCAAACCTGCCTCTTATGATTGCGCTATTTGCAATTGTTTTTGCTCAATTTATCAAAATTCCGATTCAATATGCTGTAACGCGAGAACTTGACTGGAAACTTTTTTCTTCGACAGGAGGTATGCCAAGTTCCCATTCAGCTGCAGTTACCTCTCTAACTACAGCCGTAGCTTTTGAACATGGCGTATCTTCTACGATCTTTGCGGTTTCAACCATGTTTGCAGTTATCACAATGTACGACGCCACTGGTGTTCGTTTTCAAGCTGGGCAACAAGCATTGACGATCAATAAAATGCGTCAGGACATCTACATTTTTATGGAAGAAACCAGAAAATGGCCACAAAAGAAAGAAGAGGAAAAAATTCAAGAACTTAAAACCTTGCTCGGTCATAAACCAAGCGAAGTATTCATGGGTGCTTTAACAGGCATTGCCCTTTCCTTTATTATTTACGGCATTGTTATATAA
- a CDS encoding YuiA family protein has product MTNFKKVKNVNNCPYCSGQGYFQLRLGGSETCSCCSGSGKK; this is encoded by the coding sequence ATGACAAACTTTAAAAAGGTTAAAAATGTCAACAATTGCCCATATTGTTCAGGACAAGGCTATTTTCAATTACGACTGGGTGGTTCAGAAACGTGCTCCTGCTGTTCGGGTTCAGGGAAAAAATAA
- a CDS encoding YuzD family protein produces MKKELSIEVYGTDVICASCVNAPSSIDTYEWLEAAISRKYKDQPFSITYIDIEKPIKLDHQKDYAQRIMDDEFFYPLVLVEGEVVGEGYVQLKPVYRELEKHGFSVVE; encoded by the coding sequence ATGAAGAAGGAATTATCTATTGAAGTCTACGGAACCGATGTTATTTGCGCAAGTTGTGTCAATGCACCTTCGTCAATTGATACTTACGAGTGGCTAGAAGCCGCTATCTCAAGAAAATACAAAGATCAACCATTTTCAATTACCTATATCGACATTGAGAAACCGATTAAACTCGATCATCAAAAAGACTATGCCCAACGCATTATGGACGATGAATTTTTCTATCCTTTAGTTTTAGTTGAAGGGGAAGTTGTTGGCGAAGGTTATGTACAGTTGAAACCTGTTTATCGCGAACTTGAAAAGCATGGGTTTTCTGTAGTTGAATAA
- a CDS encoding TIGR01457 family HAD-type hydrolase: METRKRYRAYCLDLDGTIYRGSEVVEEAAEFVERLQQQEIEPFYITNNASMTQQQLKDKLAGFGIIAKKEQIMSSAIAAAKYIKRWYPGKTVYMIGSDGLDQALHQEGLERVQEDADIVLIGLDKSLTYDKLATACLELRKGAVFLSTNKDLAFPSEKGFLPGNGAITRLVSASTGIEPVFIGKPEIHMLEAIQHESRFEKNDMVMIGDNYDTDIQAGIRFGIDTIHVNTGVSSKALVAEKEQLPTHMIENLGHWKI; encoded by the coding sequence ATGGAAACTAGAAAAAGGTATAGAGCATATTGCCTGGATTTAGACGGAACGATTTACCGCGGATCAGAAGTAGTTGAAGAGGCAGCGGAATTTGTTGAACGGTTACAGCAACAAGAAATCGAACCTTTTTACATTACAAACAATGCATCGATGACACAACAACAACTAAAAGATAAACTGGCTGGGTTTGGTATTATAGCTAAAAAAGAGCAGATTATGTCTTCGGCAATTGCAGCTGCAAAATATATCAAACGTTGGTATCCTGGCAAGACAGTGTACATGATAGGTTCAGATGGTTTAGACCAAGCATTGCATCAAGAAGGACTTGAGCGAGTACAAGAGGATGCGGATATTGTATTAATAGGACTTGATAAAAGCCTAACATATGATAAGTTAGCAACTGCTTGTTTAGAGCTTCGAAAAGGAGCTGTCTTTCTATCTACTAATAAAGATTTAGCCTTTCCGTCCGAAAAAGGATTTTTACCAGGTAATGGAGCAATTACGCGTCTTGTATCGGCTTCGACTGGAATCGAGCCCGTTTTTATCGGCAAACCAGAAATTCATATGTTGGAAGCCATTCAGCATGAGTCTAGATTTGAGAAAAACGATATGGTTATGATTGGAGACAACTACGATACCGATATTCAAGCGGGAATTCGTTTTGGAATAGATACGATTCATGTTAATACAGGAGTTAGCAGTAAGGCTCTAGTAGCTGAAAAAGAGCAATTACCAACCCACATGATTGAAAATCTGGGTCATTGGAAAATTTGA
- a CDS encoding YuzB family protein has translation MKPIVEFCISNIVNGAQGSFEKLERDPNLDVLEYGCLSYCTKCSESLYALVNGEIVEADSPDELTKKVYEFIDENPLF, from the coding sequence ATGAAACCAATTGTAGAATTTTGTATTAGTAATATTGTGAATGGCGCGCAAGGTTCTTTTGAAAAACTCGAACGAGATCCTAATCTCGATGTTTTGGAATACGGCTGTTTAAGCTATTGCACAAAATGTTCCGAGTCTTTATATGCCTTGGTCAATGGCGAAATTGTGGAAGCCGATTCTCCAGATGAATTGACTAAAAAAGTCTATGAATTCATAGATGAAAATCCATTATTTTAA
- a CDS encoding NAD(P)/FAD-dependent oxidoreductase — MRKLVLLGGGYGNMRILLRLLPTSLPQDTEIILIDRTPFHSMKTEFYALAAGTESDHEVRVPFPEHERLTLVNGEIVEIGLQEKCIFMENGDRIAYDDLVIGLGCEDKYHNVPGADEFTYSIQTIGKSRATYQALLGLPAGAVVGVVGAGLSGIELASELRESRKDLNIKLFDRSPRILRDFPERLSNFVKNWFENHNVDVVSNSNITQVEPKMLHNHEETIPVDAVVWTAGIQPVKPVRDLGLECDGTGRVVINQYHQLPTDEHVYVVGDCAALPMAPSAQLAEEQAEQIVKVLKAIWKDEPLPETMPEIKLKGFLGSLGKKQGFAYLADRTVTGRIARLMKSGVLWMYKWHNG, encoded by the coding sequence ATGCGAAAACTAGTCTTACTTGGAGGCGGATATGGCAACATGCGAATATTGCTTCGTTTATTGCCGACCAGCTTACCGCAAGATACCGAAATTATTCTTATTGACCGTACTCCTTTCCACAGCATGAAGACAGAGTTTTATGCTTTAGCAGCTGGTACAGAGTCAGATCATGAAGTACGTGTACCGTTTCCTGAGCATGAGCGTTTAACGCTTGTAAACGGTGAAATAGTAGAAATCGGTCTTCAAGAAAAATGCATTTTCATGGAAAATGGCGACCGTATTGCATACGATGATTTAGTTATTGGCTTGGGTTGTGAAGATAAATACCATAACGTACCTGGAGCTGATGAATTTACGTACAGCATTCAAACAATCGGTAAATCGCGTGCAACTTACCAAGCATTGCTTGGCTTGCCTGCAGGCGCAGTAGTAGGTGTAGTAGGAGCAGGTTTGAGTGGAATTGAGTTGGCGAGTGAATTGCGTGAAAGCCGAAAAGACTTAAACATTAAATTATTTGACCGTAGCCCTCGAATTTTACGTGATTTTCCTGAACGTCTAAGTAATTTTGTGAAAAATTGGTTTGAAAATCATAATGTTGACGTAGTATCAAATTCAAATATTACACAAGTTGAACCAAAAATGCTCCACAATCATGAAGAAACAATTCCAGTAGATGCAGTTGTTTGGACTGCCGGTATTCAGCCTGTTAAACCAGTTCGTGATTTAGGCCTTGAATGTGATGGGACTGGACGTGTAGTAATCAACCAGTATCATCAATTACCAACTGATGAGCATGTTTATGTTGTAGGCGATTGTGCTGCTTTACCTATGGCTCCTTCAGCACAATTAGCAGAGGAACAAGCAGAACAAATCGTTAAAGTATTAAAAGCAATTTGGAAAGATGAACCCTTACCAGAAACAATGCCTGAAATTAAGTTGAAAGGCTTCCTTGGTTCTTTAGGTAAAAAACAAGGATTTGCTTATTTAGCAGATCGCACAGTGACGGGTCGCATTGCTCGCTTGATGAAGTCAGGTGTTTTGTGGATGTATAAATGGCATAACGGCTAA
- a CDS encoding NifU family protein, giving the protein MTEALLEDQVMEVLDKLRPFLLRDGGDCELVDIEDGIVKLRLLGACGSCPSSTITLKAGIERALVEEVPGIVEVEQVF; this is encoded by the coding sequence ATGACTGAAGCTTTGCTAGAAGATCAAGTAATGGAAGTCTTAGATAAATTACGTCCATTCCTTTTACGTGACGGGGGAGACTGTGAACTTGTTGATATAGAGGATGGTATCGTAAAACTTCGTTTACTCGGCGCATGCGGTAGCTGCCCAAGTTCGACCATCACATTAAAAGCAGGAATTGAACGCGCGTTAGTGGAAGAAGTTCCTGGAATCGTAGAAGTAGAACAAGTATTTTAA
- a CDS encoding NAD(P)/FAD-dependent oxidoreductase: MKRPSILVLGAGYGGLTTVVNLQKVLGTDAADITLINKNEYHYESTWLHEAAAGTLLPEQVRYDIKDVIDSVKVKFVQATVEAIDVVGKKVSTDNGEFTYDYIVIALGFEGETFGIEGLDKYALSIANVKAARYIRDHIEFQFATWSAEPVKDDSRLTIIVGGAGFTGIEFLGELANRVPELCKEYDVPREKVRVVCVEAAPMVLPGFDPELVNYAVGHLESKGIEFSIGTPVVEATIEGVKIKKGEDEFEFIKAGTVVWAAGIRGNKLIEATPIENMRARVKVEKDLRAPGYDDVFIIGDCALMINPETNRPFPPTAQIAMQQGEVVAKNLKALMSNDTTVEFVPDLKGTVCSLGDDDAIGVVFGKKVTGKRASFMKKMIDNRALFMIGGPMLVVKKGKFNVL; the protein is encoded by the coding sequence TTGAAAAGACCGTCAATATTAGTATTAGGTGCAGGTTACGGTGGATTAACTACTGTAGTAAACTTGCAAAAAGTTCTGGGCACAGATGCTGCAGACATTACATTAATTAACAAAAACGAATATCATTACGAAAGCACATGGCTTCACGAAGCTGCTGCAGGGACATTACTTCCTGAGCAAGTGCGTTACGACATTAAAGATGTAATCGATAGTGTCAAAGTTAAATTTGTACAGGCGACTGTTGAGGCAATTGACGTAGTCGGTAAAAAAGTTTCAACAGATAATGGCGAATTTACATATGATTATATTGTCATTGCACTTGGCTTCGAAGGTGAAACTTTCGGAATTGAAGGTCTTGATAAATATGCATTGTCAATTGCTAACGTAAAAGCTGCACGTTATATCCGTGACCATATTGAATTCCAATTTGCTACATGGTCTGCAGAGCCAGTTAAGGATGATAGCCGTTTAACAATTATCGTTGGAGGCGCTGGATTTACAGGAATTGAATTTCTTGGTGAATTGGCTAACCGCGTACCTGAACTTTGTAAAGAGTACGATGTGCCACGCGAAAAAGTTCGTGTTGTCTGTGTAGAAGCTGCACCAATGGTATTACCTGGATTTGATCCAGAACTAGTAAACTATGCAGTAGGTCACTTAGAGTCTAAAGGTATTGAGTTCTCAATTGGCACGCCAGTTGTAGAAGCGACTATAGAAGGCGTTAAAATCAAAAAAGGCGAAGATGAATTTGAATTCATCAAAGCTGGTACAGTTGTATGGGCTGCAGGTATTCGTGGCAACAAACTAATTGAAGCTACGCCTATTGAAAACATGCGCGCTCGCGTTAAAGTTGAAAAAGATCTGCGTGCTCCAGGTTATGATGATGTATTCATCATTGGTGACTGTGCGTTGATGATCAACCCAGAAACAAATCGTCCATTTCCACCAACTGCTCAGATAGCTATGCAGCAAGGGGAAGTTGTAGCGAAAAACTTAAAAGCGTTAATGAGCAATGATACAACAGTTGAATTTGTTCCAGATCTTAAGGGAACAGTTTGTTCACTTGGGGATGACGATGCAATTGGTGTAGTATTCGGCAAAAAAGTTACAGGCAAACGAGCTTCATTCATGAAGAAAATGATTGATAACCGTGCGCTATTCATGATTGGCGGACCAATGCTTGTGGTGAAAAAAGGTAAATTTAACGTTCTATAA
- a CDS encoding YutD family protein, protein MITLDQWQYDILIDHREGFKEEAITTRYSEILSKYDYILGDWGYGQLRLKGFFEDINHKATYDTKISTLQDYLYEYCNFGCAYFVIKKVGKATPPIEEAEQEVKEVQELEPEVQTLEADV, encoded by the coding sequence ATGATTACATTGGATCAATGGCAATATGATATACTAATTGACCACCGAGAAGGCTTTAAAGAAGAAGCAATAACTACTCGTTACAGCGAAATTTTATCGAAATATGATTATATATTAGGTGACTGGGGCTATGGACAATTACGGTTAAAAGGATTTTTTGAAGACATAAATCACAAGGCGACTTATGATACGAAAATAAGTACGCTGCAGGACTACCTTTACGAATACTGCAATTTTGGCTGTGCCTATTTTGTTATAAAAAAAGTTGGAAAAGCAACTCCTCCAATTGAAGAAGCAGAACAAGAAGTAAAAGAAGTACAAGAATTAGAACCAGAAGTACAAACTCTCGAAGCAGACGTTTAA
- a CDS encoding methionine/alanine import family NSS transporter small subunit: MSTSSIVVMIIGMVLVWGGLAASIFHAVNTGKKKRNSSATNNL; encoded by the coding sequence ATGTCAACAAGTTCAATCGTAGTTATGATTATTGGTATGGTTTTAGTTTGGGGAGGTTTAGCTGCCAGTATTTTTCACGCAGTTAATACCGGCAAAAAGAAACGTAATTCAAGCGCTACAAATAACCTATAA
- a CDS encoding HesB/IscA family protein has protein sequence MTEVVEITEAASFQIKEMMRHNEEEDSYLRVAVKGGGCSGLTYGMGFEKDKTDEDDRYEQFGIPILIAKEDAPILQGTVVDYKQSLMGGGFTIENPNAIASCGCGTSFRTAKKEGTPENC, from the coding sequence TTGACAGAAGTAGTAGAAATTACAGAAGCAGCCTCATTCCAGATTAAAGAAATGATGCGTCACAACGAAGAAGAAGATTCCTATTTACGCGTTGCCGTTAAAGGTGGCGGATGTAGTGGATTGACATATGGTATGGGGTTTGAAAAAGATAAAACAGATGAGGACGATCGGTACGAACAATTTGGCATTCCGATTTTAATTGCCAAAGAAGATGCTCCGATTCTTCAAGGTACTGTAGTCGATTATAAACAGTCTCTAATGGGTGGCGGATTCACGATAGAAAATCCAAATGCCATTGCATCTTGTGGCTGTGGAACTTCATTCCGGACTGCTAAAAAAGAAGGTACTCCTGAGAATTGTTAG
- a CDS encoding NUDIX domain-containing protein: MATNKRGNVWLGAAGLVVNSKGEWLVVKKRYGGLHGKWSLPAGFVQGNETIDHAALREVKEETGIDCEMVELIGFRSGVLQEKISDNMAVFLLKAINEEQPVIAQLAELYSADWLSPTELATGGEASVMLVEMASYSLEKGLTPINHVDPGKVFGYSDYKLFFRK; this comes from the coding sequence GTGGCAACGAATAAACGTGGCAATGTGTGGCTTGGAGCAGCCGGACTGGTAGTAAACTCAAAAGGAGAATGGCTCGTTGTAAAAAAGAGATATGGTGGATTGCATGGGAAATGGTCATTGCCAGCTGGGTTTGTGCAAGGCAATGAAACAATTGACCATGCTGCTTTGAGAGAAGTAAAAGAAGAAACTGGAATTGACTGTGAGATGGTCGAACTGATCGGATTCCGTTCTGGAGTTCTTCAAGAAAAAATTAGCGATAATATGGCCGTTTTCTTATTAAAAGCGATAAACGAGGAGCAACCCGTCATCGCACAACTAGCTGAGTTGTATTCAGCTGATTGGCTATCTCCAACCGAATTAGCAACAGGAGGAGAAGCTTCTGTAATGCTTGTTGAAATGGCTTCTTATTCATTAGAAAAAGGATTAACACCTATCAACCATGTAGACCCTGGAAAAGTTTTTGGTTATTCAGACTACAAATTGTTTTTCAGAAAATAG
- a CDS encoding sodium-dependent transporter produces the protein MERSQWGTRAGFIMAAVGSAVGLGNIWRFPYVAYENGGGAFFIPYLFALLTAGIPILILEFTIGHKYRGSAPLSFFRMGGRKLEWLGWWAVFVSFVISVYYAVIIAWAMRYTIFSFNQAWGTDTQDFLFNEFLQLTVSPGQTGGIVWGVFIPLVLVWAITLGILLAGVKKGIEMANRIFIPTLVIIFLAVVIRAITLDGALIGLEAFFQPDFTAIMNPSVWVAAYGHIFFSLSVAFAIMITYSSYLPKKSDITNNAFITGFANSSFELLAGIGIFAALGFMATQQGVPVSEVASAGVGLAFVVFPQIINEFPSFNGLFGFLFFLSLTLAGLTSLMSITETYVAGFTEKFGISRRKAVVFGGGLAALISILFATQGGLFFLDLADYFINQFGVAAVGLVEVVLVVWVFRKADLLKAHANEISDIHLGAWWKVSLGIITPIVLGYMMFGLLKMNILQEFDTETGNYEGYSNMFTLSGGVAVASAAIVFGILFSIAKWHKNQGEYDERS, from the coding sequence ATGGAACGTTCGCAATGGGGTACACGTGCCGGTTTTATCATGGCAGCCGTCGGCTCTGCAGTAGGTTTAGGTAACATTTGGCGTTTTCCATATGTTGCGTATGAAAATGGTGGGGGTGCCTTTTTTATACCATACCTATTTGCATTATTGACTGCCGGTATACCAATATTAATTTTAGAATTCACGATCGGCCATAAGTATAGAGGGTCAGCACCGTTATCATTTTTCCGAATGGGCGGTAGAAAATTAGAGTGGCTTGGTTGGTGGGCAGTGTTTGTGTCCTTTGTTATATCCGTGTACTATGCCGTTATTATTGCTTGGGCAATGCGCTATACTATTTTTTCTTTCAATCAGGCATGGGGTACAGATACACAAGACTTCTTATTCAATGAATTTTTACAACTTACAGTTAGTCCAGGGCAAACAGGTGGGATTGTCTGGGGTGTGTTTATTCCTTTAGTTCTTGTTTGGGCGATTACACTCGGGATTTTACTTGCCGGTGTTAAAAAAGGAATTGAAATGGCTAACCGAATTTTCATCCCAACGTTAGTTATTATTTTCTTAGCAGTGGTAATTCGAGCAATTACACTAGATGGTGCTTTGATTGGATTGGAAGCGTTTTTCCAACCTGATTTTACTGCCATTATGAATCCATCGGTTTGGGTCGCAGCTTATGGACATATCTTCTTTAGTTTATCTGTAGCATTTGCGATCATGATCACTTATTCATCGTATTTACCGAAGAAATCAGATATCACGAATAATGCATTTATTACAGGGTTTGCTAACTCAAGCTTTGAATTACTTGCAGGTATCGGAATTTTCGCAGCACTTGGATTTATGGCGACACAACAAGGAGTTCCAGTTTCTGAAGTAGCTTCAGCGGGTGTCGGCTTAGCATTTGTTGTATTCCCACAAATCATTAATGAGTTCCCAAGTTTTAATGGATTGTTTGGATTCCTATTCTTCCTATCGTTAACACTTGCTGGATTGACATCATTAATGTCAATTACAGAAACGTATGTTGCTGGATTCACTGAGAAATTCGGAATTTCACGCAGAAAAGCTGTTGTATTTGGTGGCGGACTTGCGGCTCTAATTTCAATTTTATTCGCAACTCAAGGTGGATTATTCTTCCTAGATCTTGCAGATTACTTTATCAACCAATTTGGTGTTGCTGCAGTCGGTTTAGTGGAAGTTGTGTTAGTTGTTTGGGTATTCCGCAAAGCAGACTTACTTAAAGCTCATGCAAACGAAATTTCAGATATTCATCTGGGTGCATGGTGGAAAGTCAGCCTCGGAATTATCACGCCAATTGTCTTAGGCTATATGATGTTTGGGTTACTGAAAATGAACATTTTACAAGAGTTTGATACGGAAACAGGTAACTATGAAGGATATTCTAACATGTTTACTTTATCAGGCGGCGTAGCAGTAGCTTCGGCTGCAATAGTATTCGGTATCCTATTCTCTATTGCAAAATGGCATAAAAATCAAGGTGAATATGACGAGCGTAGTTAA
- the lipA gene encoding lipoyl synthase, producing MSEKKEHLRKPDWLKIKLNTNENYTDLKKMMRENNLNTVCEEAKCPNIHECWGTRRTATFMILGAICTRACRFCAVKTGLPNELDLQEPERVAASVKMMNLKHAVITAVARDDLKDGGSTVFAETIRAIKRANPFTTIEVLPSDMGGVYENLERLMDAKPDILNHNIETVRRLTPRVRARAKYDRSLELLKRSKEMHPEIPTKSSLMIGLGETKEEIIEVMDDLRANDVDIMTIGQYLQPTKKHLSVQKYYSPKEFKELWEIAMTKGFSHCQAGPLVRSSYHADEQVNAAAKERQRLGDIQTAAINS from the coding sequence ATGTCAGAAAAAAAAGAACATCTTAGAAAGCCTGATTGGTTAAAAATTAAATTAAACACCAATGAAAACTATACAGATTTAAAGAAAATGATGCGAGAAAACAACTTAAATACGGTTTGTGAAGAAGCAAAATGTCCAAATATCCATGAATGCTGGGGAACGCGAAGAACGGCAACTTTTATGATTTTAGGAGCAATTTGTACAAGAGCTTGCCGTTTCTGCGCAGTCAAAACAGGATTGCCAAATGAGTTAGATCTACAGGAACCAGAACGTGTAGCAGCATCTGTAAAAATGATGAACTTAAAACATGCAGTCATCACAGCAGTTGCACGAGACGATTTAAAAGACGGTGGTTCAACAGTTTTTGCTGAAACAATTCGAGCGATCAAACGTGCTAATCCATTTACAACAATCGAAGTTTTGCCGTCTGATATGGGTGGAGTCTATGAAAACCTTGAACGACTAATGGATGCTAAACCAGATATTTTAAACCATAATATCGAAACTGTACGTCGACTTACACCGAGAGTTCGTGCACGTGCTAAATACGATCGATCACTTGAGCTGTTAAAGCGTTCAAAAGAAATGCATCCGGAAATTCCAACAAAATCTTCGTTAATGATTGGCTTGGGAGAAACGAAAGAAGAAATTATTGAAGTAATGGATGATTTGCGCGCGAACGATGTCGATATCATGACAATCGGTCAGTATTTACAGCCGACAAAAAAACATTTAAGTGTACAAAAATACTATTCGCCAAAAGAATTCAAGGAACTCTGGGAAATTGCGATGACCAAAGGGTTTTCTCATTGCCAAGCAGGTCCGTTGGTTCGAAGCAGCTATCATGCGGATGAGCAAGTCAATGCAGCTGCTAAAGAGCGTCAGCGTCTCGGCGATATACAAACAGCTGCTATAAACAGCTAA